A DNA window from Portunus trituberculatus isolate SZX2019 chromosome 47, ASM1759143v1, whole genome shotgun sequence contains the following coding sequences:
- the LOC123520646 gene encoding low-density lipoprotein receptor-related protein 2-like: protein MLLLTCRVVLLQLLCVLAAATSQGERTWTLEATLLHDDPSHPPEPTLKESVHENLETLATLELTLHDLHLDESVVSSPGSPDAAAQRSQIISALHNKIGKVSEALGSLQGYLVHLKNDNSTIIVSEDSTSLQCNTTTHFPCGDGTCHPNEQKCDGIRDCDDGADELLCGLTRALCGSSQWSCLEGNQCISVFWRCDGDIDCKDGSDELECGSHRCAVNQFDCSNSSTNHQCIPRNWRCDGEDDCPNSTDERNCVRAQCSDAYFKCSSGDKCIHSFWRCDGSPDCFDSSDESNCHEIIASCTSKEFECASHNECVPKEKVCDGAGDCHDLSDEAVCPSTPSKRFPFVPKNTHEVPVEQKVTVVNSTTECKGRFLCATGNLCIPAEWHCDRDDDCPDSSDEVGCIEAVCKEGYFRCVSGDKCVHSRWRCDGDYDCFDKSDEFGCSDIHVECEGSDFKCTLHGECVPPSKVCDGVSDCQDSSDEARCPIHVIDTAILPSILGVAPNVSKNASELVSCGPFETQCVSGQCIASGWWCDGELDCIDESDEHFCPESICEKDQLTCAAEGKCFPLSFKCDGQRDCSDGSDEEGCPKRACMKSEFTCQDTGRCLPNQWWCDGQRDCLDGDDEVGCPKFQVKGCDLDRGQFPCRSDSKCLSSKRVCDGHRDCIDGSDEGGACEELCFANSCSDGCFRTPHGPQCTCPTNTTLDDRGVTCVGGLPSPFVLVGRRDALEAYSLDGSWNLTVYEGKSTHSGVIKVAYDPVEDEVYWSIVEMAGVYKRDLIKKNPPQFVFDTDENVVEAFAIDYLGRNMYIMDGMRQLLLACSLKDFVCATVLTNTTSSPRSLQLDLRNRKMFWTDWKAGIVESSDLDGFKRSVLASNLMWPNALAIDSVSQRVYWMEASTDSLESMKYDGTDRKLISSGTVQHVYAMDLWADNLYFTDWSTQTVYKCNPNACNDKTPVTDVLPGSPFGVKVVHIQLLEVSNPCKNQPCSHICLLSSTTGKGYRCSCPSHLTLQKDHHTCAVPKRF from the exons ATGTTGCTGCTGACGTGCCGTGtggtgctgctgcagctgctgtgtGTTCTTGCCGCGGCAACCAGCCAGGGTGAGCGGACATGGACGCTGGAGGCAACTTTACTGCACGACGATCCCAGCCATCCTCCAGAACCCACCCTCAAGGAGAGCGTCCACGAGAACCTTGAGACGCTGGCCACGCTGGAGCTGACCCTGCATGACCTTCACCTGGATGAGAGTGTGGTCAGCTCACCGGGGAGTCCAG ATGCAGCAGCACAACGAAGCCAGATCATTTCAGCACTGCACAACAAGATTGGCAAAGTCAGTGAAGCACTTGGCTCTCTCCAAGGATATCTTGTCCATCTCAAAAATGATAACTCAACAATAA TAGTGTCTGAGGACAGTACTTCACTGCAGTGCAACACAACTACTCACTTTCCTTGTGGTGATGGCACTTGCCACCCTAATGAACAGAAGTGTGATGGAATAAGAGATTGTGATGATGGAGCAGATGAATTGCTCTGCGGATTAACACgg GCGTTGTGCGGCTCCAGTCAATGGTCGTGTCTGGAAGGCAACCAGTGTATCTCTGTGTTCTGGCGGTGTGACGGGGACATCGATTGTAAAGACGGCAGTGATGAATTGGAATGTGGCTCA CATCGATGTGCTGTCAATCAGTTTGATTGCTCAAATTCATCAACAAATCATCAGTGTATTCCACGGAACTGGCGGTGTGATGGGGAGGACGACTGCCCAAATTCCACTGATGAACGAAATTGTGTGAGG GCACAGTGTAGTGATGCTTACTTCAAGTGCTCCTCAGGTGACAAGTGCATTCACAGTTTCTGGCGCTGTGATGGTTCGCCAGACTGCTTTGATAGTAGTGATGAGAGTAACTGCCACGAGATAATT GCCTCATGCACAAGTAAGGAGTTTGAATGTGCCTCTCACAATGAGTGTGTGCCGAAAGAGAAGGTTTGTGATGGTGCTGGAGACTGTCATGACCTGAGTGATGAGGCTGTCTGTCCATCAACACCCAGTAAGAGGTTTCCATTTGTTCCCAAAAATACACATGAGGTCCCGGTTGAGCAGAAGGTTACTGTTGTAAACTCAACT ACTGAGTGTAAAGGGAGATTCTTGTGTGCCACTGGAAACCTCTGTATACCTGCTGAGTGGCATTGTGACAGAGATGATGACTGTCCTGATTCCAGTGATGAAGTTGGATGTATTGAG GCTGTTTGCAAGGAGGGCTACTTCAGGTGTGTCTCAGGGGACAAGTGTGTTCACTCCAGATGGCGCTGTGATGGAGATTATGATTGCTTTGACAAGAGTGATGAATTTGGATGCTCAGACATACAT GTTGAATGTGAAGGCTCTGACTTCAAATGTACTTTGCATGGGGAGTGTGTTCCGCCATCCaaggtgtgtgatggtgtttcGGATTGTCAAGATTCTAGTGATGAAGCTCGATGCCCCATCCATGTCATTGACACTGCCATTCTGCCCTCCATACTTGGTGTTGCCCCAAACGTTAGCAAGAATGCCTCTGAATTG GTTTCTTGTGGACCATTTGAAACCCAATGTGTCTCAGGGCAGTGCATTGCCTCAGGCTGGTGGTGTGATGGAGAGCTGGACTGTATAGATGAAAGTGATGAGCATTTCTGCCCAGAG AGTATATGTGAGAAGGATCAGCTGACCTGTGCAGCTGAGGGCAAATGCTTTCCACTGAGCTTCAAGTGTGATGGCCAGAGAGACTGCAGTGACGGCAGTGATGAGGAAGGCTGCCCCAAG AGGGCATGCATGAAAAGTGAGTTCACCTGCCAGGACACAGGTCGCTGTCTACCAAatcagtggtggtgtgatggccAGCGTGATTGTCTAGATGGCGATGATGAGGTGGGCTGTCCAAAG ttCCAGGTCAAAGGATGTGACCTGGACCGAGGTCAGTTTCCTTGCCGATCAGATTCTAAATGTCTCTCTTCCAAGAGGGTGTGTGATGGTCACAGGGACTGCATTGATGGCAGTGATGAGGGGGGAGCATGTG AGGAACTGTGTTTTGCCAACTCATGTAGTGACGGCTGCTTCAGAACACCCCATGGGCCTCAGTGCACTTGTcccaccaacacaacactcgATGATCGGGGTGTTACCTGTGTCG GAGGCCTCCCATCCCCATTCGTGTTGGTAGGGCGGAGGGATGCCCTGGAAGCATATTCCCTTGATGGCTCGTGGAATCTTACTGTCTATGAGGGAAAGTCAACACATTCTGGG GTCATTAAAGTTGCATATGATCCTGTGGAGGATGAAGTGTACTGGAGCATTGTGGAGATGGCTGGTGTGTACAAGAGGGACCTTATTAAGAAAAATCCTCCCCAGTTTGTCTTTGATACAG ATGAGAACGTTGTGGAGGCTTTTGCCATTGACTATCTGGGTAGAAACATGTACATTATGGATGGCATGAGGCAGCTGCTGCTTGCATGCTCGCTCAAGGACTTTGTTTGCGCAACAGTcctcaccaacaccacatcTTCCCCTCGATCTCTGCAGCTTGATCTAAGAAACAG AAAAATGTTCTGGACTGATTGGAAAGCAGGCATAGTGGAATCCAGTGACCTGGATGGCTTCAAACGGTCAGTTTTGGCCTCTAACTTGATGTGGCCCAATGCGTTGGCCATTGACTCAGTATCTCAGAGAGTTTACTGGATGGAGGCATCAACAGACTCACTGGAGTCCATGAAGTATGATGGCACCGACAGGAAG CTCATCTCCAGTGGCACAGTCCAGCATGTGTACGCCATGGATCTGTGGGCAGACAACCTTTACTTCACTGACTGGTCCACTCAAACT GTGTACAAGTGCAACCCAAATGCCTGCAATGACAAGACTCCCGTCACTGATGTGCTTCCTGGCTCACCATTCGGCGTCAAGGTTGTTCACATCCAGCTTCTTGAG GTTTCCAATCCATGTAAGAACCAGCCATGCAGTCACATTTGTCTTCTATCTTCAACAACTGGCAAGGGGTACAGGTGTTCATGTCCCTCTCACCTTACACTGCAGAAGGACCATCACACCTGTGCTGTACCAAAAAGGTTTTAA